TTATTGGTTAAGGTTTTAACTAATTCTTTTAATGTTTCTACATTTTCTTTCCTTAAACTGTCTCTTCGTTTATCAATAGCTATATTAAGTTTTTTAGCTAAATCTATTGTCAACCCCGCTTCTTTAAGCTCGCCTAAACTAAATCCTCGCCCATCTCGAGTAACACCTTTATGTTTAACCATAGGCCTTTTAATAATTTGAGCTTTCTTCATTTTTGTGTCCACCCTTAAAAAGCTTTTT
This is a stretch of genomic DNA from Candidatus Bathyarchaeota archaeon. It encodes these proteins:
- a CDS encoding ribosomal protein L13e, producing MKKAQIIKRPMVKHKGVTRDGRGFSLGELKEAGLTIDLAKKLNIAIDKRRDSLRKENVETLKELVKTLTNNLKQIH